acacacacacacacacacacacatacaccacaactctcgtctcgattcccccctctacgttaaaacatttagtcaagttaaaaAGGGACCGACTCTCCCAacctatttgtgtgtgtgtgtgtgtgtgtgtgtgtgtgtgtgtgcgtgtgtgtgtgtgtgtgagtgtggatgtgtgtgtgtgtgtgtgtgtgtggccttgCCATCGAAAACAATTGTTTTTATGGTTTGGCCATAACTTGTTACAGGACCCTCCGTGCGCAAGCTGTCCAAGATCGCCACGCTATCGCTGGCCAGGAACTACATCCAGATGCTGAGCAAGTCTGTGGAGGAGCTCAAACAGCTGGTGGAGGATTTCTACCGCTCTGGCACCACCGCCCTGCAGCggcctccccctccccaccacccgTCAGGCTCGGCCGCATCCCCCTACAGCTTCTCTGCTGCTGCGgcggctgctgctgctgctgccgctgctgcGACGCACCATCCATTCCATCCTGTGTCCATCTCGCAGCTGTCGCAGATATCAGTCCCCTCGGCTCCCCCCTTGCCGCCCAGTTTCGCCGTGTATGCCGGAGCGCCCAGGCAGGCGTCTATCTACCCTGGTGTTCCGTGCTCGTGTCCGCCCTTGACCTATCACCCTGCGAGTCACGTGCACCACGCGCAGTCACCGGTCACGTCCTCTGTCACGCCACACGATGCgccgaccttgaccttcaagCGGTCTGAGAACTCGCAGCACAGTTAGTTCCACGGACGTACATGAGAGTAATGTAAGTCCGTGGTTAGTTCCAAGGAAAGTTCTGAGTAGAGACTGAGTACGAGTTGAAATGGGTACAGGGTGCAGTCCAAGTGTTGGAGGACAGAAAGGCACTGCAACTTTCAGAACAAAAATATGACTGTATGCGGCCTTTCAGAGACGTGGAAGTGTGTGCTTCTGTCTAAGAGACAGAGGTTAGATTGCGTTTGAATTGACCGAGAGGTCGACATTTGTGAAAGAAGCAGATACACTGCTCGGCGAGAGACAGAAAAGTCCAGCTGGTATTCTGAAAAGAATCTGGAAAAGTCAGTATTTAAGAAGGGGAAAAGCTGGGGTTTTCCCACGTGGTGGAAGAAAATGACCAGATTGTGAAACGAAGAGACACAAACGTCCAATTGGCTTTAAGTTCAAGAATCGAAAGGGTCCAGAGTTGACGCGGATGAGCTCGAGTTTTCCCCAGGCGAGAGAATAAACTGTCCAAACCGTAAAAGAAAGTCAGCCTAGCAGTCTCCAAGGAGTGGAAAGTGAGAGGCTGGGTCAGAAGCCAAGAGAAAAGATACGAACATGACCAACTGACCAGTCAAGTGTCACACGAACGATTATATTCCGCTGAGCGATAACAAAAACGGGTGGCAGTTTTCGCTGGTCTTTTCATCAAAGTTCGGCTAGCCAACCTTCTCGGAGGTTTTGTTCTCTCGTCAGTTTAGCTTGGTGACTTCAAGATTCGACGAGACCAGCAAGTCTGTACGCCTGAGGCTCGATATTTGAGTCTTGCCCCTTGGTCATGTGAATGACTTTGAACGAAAGACAAGAGAAAGCGTATTCATCTCATTGTGAACGAGCCATGAGTATAGACTGAAGACTGAGTGTACAGAAAAGGCAAAAAAGGGTTTGAGCTTATTGTATATTGAATGAGCAgctttgtttttgaaaaaataGATATACACTGAGGGGAAAAGGTGGATGTTGTTATGCTTTGCATATCAATGTCATAAAATATGCAACAAGCCTGGAAGACACACAATGAATACGTTTCCCCAATGAAGCAAAGGTCTTGCTCGCGAGGATGAACAACAACACGTGTAAGCCTTTTTTTGTCTTAATGCTGTCGTTTCATGCAAACGTTTAAAAATTACAGAAGGTGGGGTGAGAGATGGAGGAGGTTGGCACCTTTTACACTTCAAGATATTGCCAAAAGTATGTTTGAAAAACATGCTTGGAGTATTGAATATTTtctgtatgtgggtgtgtgacaTGATGAGAATTTATTATAAGAGACCAGTATTTCTTTCTTATTTCTGACACTTTTGCCAAAAGATATATTccagttcttttttttcttcttc
The sequence above is a segment of the Littorina saxatilis isolate snail1 linkage group LG3, US_GU_Lsax_2.0, whole genome shotgun sequence genome. Coding sequences within it:
- the LOC138962795 gene encoding oligodendrocyte transcription factor 3-like is translated as MSVSSSEPRLSFASSDDDDNHSNTTSKDAIDIIGLDDNESVADDVSDHDNLHQYRHQLHHRQSSLDAHPTASFRSQSESVMYHQELSYRAESLSDDLSHSPTSGSRRGSTQSLRGLNSDELSDLRCKINQRERKRMHDLNSAMDSLREVMPYAKGPSVRKLSKIATLSLARNYIQMLSKSVEELKQLVEDFYRSGTTALQRPPPPHHPSGSAASPYSFSAAAAAAAAAAAAATHHPFHPVSISQLSQISVPSAPPLPPSFAVYAGAPRQASIYPGVPCSCPPLTYHPASHVHHAQSPVTSSVTPHDAPTLTFKRSENSQHS